One window of Burkholderia thailandensis E264 genomic DNA carries:
- the aroB gene encoding 3-dehydroquinate synthase: MMTVNVDLGERAYPIHIGPDLIRRTELFAPHIAGASATIVTNTTVDPLYGDTLRAALAPLGKRVSTVVLPDGEAYKNWETLNLIFDGLLEQHADRKTTLIALGGGVIGDMTGFAAACYMRGVPFIQVPTTLLSQVDSSVGGKTGINHPLGKNMIGAFYQPQAVIADIGALSTLPDRELAAGVAEIIKTGAIADAAFFDWIEANMGALNRRDPDALAHAVKRSCEIKAGVVAADEREGGLRAILNFGHTFGHAIEAGLGYGEWLHGEAVGCGMVMAADLSVRTGHLDEASRERLRRVVEAAHLPTRAPALGDARYVELMRVDKKAEAGAIKFILLKRFGETIITPAPDDAVSATLAATTR, from the coding sequence ATGATGACCGTCAACGTCGACCTGGGCGAGCGCGCCTATCCGATCCACATCGGCCCCGATCTGATCCGCCGCACCGAGCTTTTCGCGCCGCACATCGCGGGCGCGTCCGCCACGATCGTCACGAACACCACCGTCGATCCGCTCTACGGCGACACGCTGCGCGCGGCGCTCGCGCCGCTCGGCAAGCGCGTGTCGACCGTCGTCCTGCCCGACGGCGAGGCGTACAAGAACTGGGAAACCCTCAATCTGATCTTCGACGGCCTGCTCGAGCAGCACGCCGATCGCAAGACGACGCTGATCGCGCTCGGTGGCGGCGTGATCGGCGACATGACGGGCTTCGCCGCCGCATGCTACATGCGCGGCGTGCCGTTCATCCAGGTGCCGACGACGCTCCTGTCGCAGGTCGACTCGTCAGTCGGCGGCAAGACGGGCATCAACCACCCGCTCGGCAAGAACATGATCGGCGCGTTCTATCAGCCGCAGGCGGTGATCGCCGACATTGGCGCGCTGTCGACGCTGCCCGACCGCGAGCTTGCCGCGGGCGTCGCCGAGATCATCAAGACGGGCGCGATCGCCGACGCCGCATTCTTCGACTGGATCGAGGCGAACATGGGGGCGCTCAATCGCCGCGATCCCGATGCGCTCGCGCATGCGGTCAAGCGCTCGTGCGAGATCAAGGCGGGTGTCGTGGCGGCGGACGAGCGCGAGGGCGGCCTGCGCGCGATCCTCAACTTCGGCCATACGTTCGGGCACGCGATCGAAGCGGGGCTCGGCTACGGCGAGTGGCTGCATGGCGAGGCGGTCGGCTGCGGGATGGTGATGGCGGCCGATCTGTCGGTGCGAACCGGCCATCTGGACGAGGCGTCGCGCGAGCGGCTGCGCCGCGTCGTCGAGGCCGCGCACCTGCCGACGCGCGCGCCGGCACTCGGCGATGCGCGCTATGTCGAGCTGATGCGCGTCGACAAGAAGGCCGAAGCCGGCGCGATCAAGTTCATTCTGCTCAAGCGCTTCGGCGAGACGATCATTACCCCGGCGCCGGACGACGCCGTCTCCGCGACACTGGCGGCAACCACCCGGTAA
- the ugpB gene encoding sn-glycerol-3-phosphate ABC transporter substrate-binding protein UgpB, with translation MKYKTLVRSLAFGGVLWFGAQQAACAATEIQFWHAMEAALGERVNEIAAQFNASQSDYKIVPVFKGTYDQALAAGIAAYRSGNAPAILQVYEVGTATMMQAKKAVLPVSDVFRQAGVPLDEKAFVPTIASYYSDAKTGRLVSMPFNSSTPVLYYNKDAFKKAGLDPNQPPKTWADVKADAEKLKKAGYACGYTTGWQGWIQLENYSAWHGLPFATRNNGFDGADAVLEFNKPQQIAHIQFLQDMAKGGTFTYVGRKDEATAKFYSGDCAIMTTSSGALATIHKYAKFDFGTGMMPYDASVKGAPQNAIIGGASLWVLAGKDPATYKGVAKFLAYLSSPAVAAKWHEDTGYLPVTTAAYDLAREQGFYAKHPGADTAIKQMMNKPPLPYTKGLRLGNMPQIRTIVDEELEQVWAQKKTPKAALDSAAARGDELLRRFEKSGG, from the coding sequence ATGAAATACAAGACGCTGGTTCGTTCGCTCGCGTTCGGGGGCGTGCTTTGGTTCGGCGCGCAGCAGGCGGCGTGCGCCGCCACCGAAATCCAGTTCTGGCATGCGATGGAGGCGGCGCTCGGCGAGCGCGTGAACGAGATCGCGGCGCAGTTCAACGCGTCGCAAAGCGATTACAAGATCGTGCCGGTCTTCAAGGGCACCTACGACCAGGCGCTCGCGGCGGGCATCGCCGCGTACCGCAGCGGCAACGCGCCGGCGATCCTGCAGGTGTACGAAGTGGGCACGGCGACGATGATGCAGGCGAAGAAGGCGGTGCTGCCCGTGTCCGACGTGTTCCGCCAGGCGGGCGTGCCGCTCGACGAGAAGGCGTTCGTGCCGACGATCGCGAGCTACTACAGCGACGCGAAGACGGGCCGCCTCGTGTCGATGCCGTTCAACAGCTCGACGCCCGTGCTGTATTACAACAAGGATGCGTTCAAGAAGGCGGGCCTCGATCCGAACCAGCCGCCGAAGACGTGGGCCGACGTGAAGGCCGACGCGGAAAAGCTGAAGAAGGCGGGTTACGCGTGCGGCTACACGACGGGCTGGCAGGGCTGGATCCAGCTCGAGAACTACAGCGCGTGGCACGGCCTGCCGTTCGCGACGCGCAACAACGGCTTCGACGGCGCCGACGCGGTGCTCGAATTCAACAAGCCGCAGCAGATCGCGCACATCCAGTTCCTGCAGGACATGGCGAAGGGCGGCACGTTCACGTACGTTGGCCGCAAGGACGAGGCGACCGCGAAGTTCTACAGCGGCGACTGCGCGATCATGACGACGTCGTCGGGCGCGCTCGCGACGATCCACAAGTACGCGAAATTCGACTTCGGCACCGGGATGATGCCGTACGACGCGAGCGTGAAGGGCGCGCCGCAGAACGCGATCATCGGCGGCGCGAGCTTGTGGGTGCTCGCGGGCAAGGACCCGGCAACCTACAAGGGCGTCGCGAAGTTCCTCGCGTATCTGAGCTCGCCCGCCGTCGCCGCGAAGTGGCACGAGGACACGGGCTATCTGCCGGTGACGACGGCCGCGTACGATCTCGCGCGGGAGCAGGGCTTCTACGCGAAGCATCCGGGCGCGGACACGGCGATCAAGCAGATGATGAACAAGCCGCCGCTGCCGTACACGAAGGGGCTGCGCCTCGGCAACATGCCGCAGATCCGCACGATCGTCGACGAGGAGCTCGAGCAGGTGTGGGCGCAGAAGAAGACGCCCAAGGCGGCGCTCGATTCCGCCGCCGCGCGCGGCGACGAACTGCTGCGCCGCTTCGAGAAGTCGGGCGGCTGA
- the ugpA gene encoding sn-glycerol-3-phosphate ABC transporter permease UgpA codes for MTPHSRFGASALPYLLVAPQLAITAIFFLWPAGVALWQSTQMQDAFGTSSEFVGFANFAQLFGDPLYVDSFKTTLVFSASVTVCGLVASLLLAACADRVIRGARAYRTLLIWPYAVAPTIAAVLWAFLFNPSIGVITYALARFGIVWNHALNGGQAMLLVVIASVWKQVSYNFLFFYAGLQAIPRSLIEAAAIDGAGPVRRFFHIALPLLSPTSFFLLVVNLVYAFFDTFPVIDAATAGGPGQSTKTLIYKIYAEGFQGLDIGSSGAQSVVLMVIVVALTVVQFRFVERRVQYA; via the coding sequence ATGACACCTCATTCCCGTTTCGGCGCGAGCGCGCTGCCGTACCTGCTCGTCGCGCCGCAGCTCGCGATCACCGCGATCTTCTTCCTGTGGCCGGCGGGCGTCGCGCTCTGGCAGTCGACGCAAATGCAGGACGCGTTCGGCACGTCGAGCGAGTTCGTCGGCTTCGCCAATTTCGCGCAGTTGTTCGGCGATCCGCTCTACGTCGATTCGTTCAAGACGACGCTCGTGTTCAGCGCGAGCGTGACCGTCTGCGGGCTCGTCGCGTCGCTGTTGCTCGCCGCGTGCGCCGATCGCGTGATCCGCGGCGCTCGCGCGTACCGCACGCTCCTTATCTGGCCGTACGCGGTCGCGCCGACGATCGCCGCGGTGCTGTGGGCGTTCCTGTTCAATCCGAGCATCGGCGTGATCACGTATGCGCTCGCGCGCTTCGGCATCGTCTGGAATCACGCGCTCAACGGCGGGCAAGCGATGCTGCTCGTCGTGATCGCGTCGGTGTGGAAGCAGGTCAGCTACAACTTCCTGTTCTTCTATGCGGGGCTGCAGGCGATTCCGCGCTCGCTGATCGAAGCGGCCGCGATCGACGGCGCGGGCCCCGTGCGGCGCTTCTTTCACATCGCGCTGCCGCTGCTGTCGCCGACGAGCTTTTTCCTGCTCGTCGTCAATCTCGTCTACGCGTTCTTCGACACGTTCCCGGTGATCGACGCGGCGACCGCGGGCGGCCCCGGCCAAAGCACGAAGACGCTGATCTACAAGATCTACGCGGAGGGTTTCCAGGGGCTCGACATCGGCAGCTCGGGCGCGCAATCGGTCGTGCTGATGGTGATCGTCGTCGCGCTGACGGTCGTCCAGTTCCGTTTCGTCGAGCGCAGGGTGCAATACGCATGA
- a CDS encoding deoxyguanosinetriphosphate triphosphohydrolase produces MSEVPGGSIPRETRDARPARAGGGQAIPVAAPTTAALEAHLAPYAAHASQSRGRRHPEPPPAARTEFQRDRDRIVHSTAFRRLEYKTQVFVNHEGDLFRTRLTHSLEVAQIARSVARNLRLNEDLVEAISLAHDLGHTPFGHAGQDALNACMRDYGGFEHNLQSLAVVDELEEHYGAFNGLNLCFETREGILKHCSRENARKLGELGERFLQGRQPSLEAQLANIADEIAYNNHDVDDGLRSGLITIEQLAEVELWQRHYEAALAEYPHLEGRRLVHETVRRIINTLIVDLIDATTRNLARHAPTSLDAVRAAPPLVAHGEQIAAQAAALKRFLYKNLYRHYRVMRMASKAQRVVAGLFNAFTSDPRLLPPDYQAADAAHQPRLVAHYIAGMTDRFALKEYQRLFVMDEN; encoded by the coding sequence GTGAGCGAAGTACCCGGCGGCAGCATCCCACGCGAAACGCGCGACGCGCGACCCGCGCGCGCGGGCGGCGGGCAGGCGATTCCCGTCGCCGCGCCGACCACCGCCGCGCTCGAGGCGCATCTCGCGCCGTACGCGGCGCACGCGTCGCAATCGCGCGGCAGGCGCCATCCCGAGCCGCCGCCGGCGGCGCGCACCGAATTCCAGCGCGATCGCGACCGCATCGTGCATTCCACCGCGTTCAGGCGTCTCGAATACAAGACGCAGGTCTTCGTGAACCACGAAGGCGACCTGTTCCGCACGCGCCTCACGCACAGCCTCGAAGTCGCGCAGATCGCCCGGTCCGTCGCGCGCAACCTGCGCCTGAACGAAGATCTCGTCGAGGCGATCTCGCTTGCGCATGATCTCGGCCACACGCCGTTCGGCCATGCGGGGCAGGACGCGCTCAACGCTTGCATGCGCGACTACGGCGGCTTCGAGCACAATCTGCAGAGCCTTGCCGTCGTCGACGAGCTCGAAGAGCATTACGGCGCGTTCAACGGGCTGAACCTGTGCTTCGAGACGCGCGAAGGCATTCTCAAGCACTGCTCGCGCGAGAACGCGCGCAAGCTCGGCGAGCTCGGCGAGCGATTCCTGCAGGGCCGCCAGCCGTCGCTCGAGGCGCAGCTCGCGAACATCGCGGACGAAATCGCATACAACAATCATGATGTCGACGATGGCCTGCGCTCGGGCCTCATCACGATCGAGCAACTCGCCGAGGTCGAGCTGTGGCAGCGCCATTACGAGGCCGCGCTCGCCGAGTATCCGCATCTCGAGGGCCGCCGGCTCGTGCACGAGACGGTGCGCCGGATCATCAACACGCTGATCGTCGATCTGATCGACGCGACCACGCGCAATCTCGCGCGCCACGCGCCGACGTCGCTCGACGCCGTGCGCGCGGCGCCGCCCCTCGTCGCGCACGGTGAGCAGATCGCCGCGCAGGCGGCGGCGCTCAAGCGTTTCCTGTACAAGAACCTGTACCGTCACTACCGCGTGATGCGGATGGCGAGCAAGGCGCAGCGGGTCGTCGCCGGCCTCTTCAACGCTTTCACGAGCGACCCGCGCCTGCTGCCGCCCGACTATCAGGCGGCCGACGCCGCGCACCAGCCGCGCCTCGTCGCGCACTACATCGCCGGGATGACCGATCGTTTTGCACTGAAAGAGTATCAACGCTTGTTTGTCATGGACGAGAACTAA